The proteins below are encoded in one region of Lactuca sativa cultivar Salinas chromosome 3, Lsat_Salinas_v11, whole genome shotgun sequence:
- the LOC111906171 gene encoding probable leucine-rich repeat receptor-like protein kinase At1g35710, translating to MSSSKFLFFSLALLIIALFFIPNFTSASLDETNALLKWKASLEIPKNSLLSSWIPLTVNSSASISCTSWFGVVCNADGSIQKLNLTSSGLKGTLHRFSFSSLHNLTHFDLSLNNFFGPFPPEIQLLSKLVYLDFSSNKFSGVLPTEIGNLHQLTILHLFSNNISGPIPTELGNLKCLTNLDVSTNQLIGSIPSSLGNLTSLNVLYLYQNELSGPIPIELGNLKSLTDLSLRNNQLNGSIPLSLGNLTSLNVFYLYQNQLSGPIPTELGNLKSLTNLDVSTNQLIGSIPSSLGNLTSLNVLYLYQNQLSGPIPIELGNLKSLTDLSLSNNQLNGSIPLSLGNLTSLIVFYLYQNQLSGPIPTELGNLKSLTNLDVSTNQLIGSIPSSLGNLTSLNVLYLYQNQLSGPIPIKLGNLKSLTDLQVGNNMLSGYIPSSLGNLTSLNVLYLYQNKLSGPIPIELGNLKSLTDLQVSNNQLSGYIPSSLRNLASLNVLHLYQNKLSGPIPIELGNLKSLTKLEVSNNQLSGYIPSSLGNLTSLNVLYLYQNKLSGPIPIELGNLKSLIALAVHNNQLNGSIPSSLGNLKSLNRLYLFQNQLSGPIPVELGNLKSLTDLVVYNNKLNGSIPSSLGNLTSLNLLYLYQNQLSGPIPVELGNMKSLTHLEVGINQLSGSIPSSLEKLSNLQWLDLIENKLSGPIPSEVGKLKSLTHLYVSRNQLSGCIPSSFGDLTSLNFLYMDHNELAGPIPGELGKLKSLVDFKVNNNQISGSIPPEFGNLTKLQRLDPSSNHLVGEIPKEFGKMKSMLELYFVGNQISGAIPLELGFCELLEVLDLSKNRLNGSIPTSIGQWAHIHYLNLSNNKLNEKIPSEIGKLVHLTELDLSHNFLTKEIPSEFQSLQSLQKLNLSHNRLSGSIPDVFTNLPRGIDINLSFNKLSGPIPLCANFVNASIESNPDLCGNITGVKFCPSQIMKKKNDPFHHKLILVIMLPLIGAVLLGVCTYGLIAYQQQKKKSPQKPLDEESGDYFSITSFDGKVVYVDILKATNDFDEVYCIGTGGYGNVYKAELQPNNVVAVKKLHSGSENVDHNGFLNEVRALTNIRHRNIVKLYGYCSHVRHSFLIYEYLEKGSLGSILRSDVLAKELDWLKRVNIVKGVANGLAYMHHDCSPPIIHRDISIANILLDSDYEAHISDFGTSKLLKLDSSNWTAIAGTYGYIAPELAYTMVANEKCDVYSFGVVALEVMIGKHPEELITSLPTLSVEYLVAENVGDIRIPSPSSQVEKQVRLVLSLARACLNSNPLERPTMQKVSNLLMKDLL from the exons ATGTCTTCTTCAAAGTTCTTATTTTTCTCTCTGGCTCTACTAATCATCGCCCTCTTCTTCATTCCAAATTTCACTTCTGCTTCTTTGGATGAAACCAATGCTCTTCTTAAATGGAAAGCAAGCCTTGAAATCCCAAAAAACTCATTGCTCTCTTCATGGATTCCCCTCACTGTGAATTCCAGTGCATCGATTTCATGCACTTCTTGGTTTGGAGTGGTTTGCAATGCTGATGGGAGCATTCAGAAGTTGAACCTCACATCATCTGGATTAAAGGGTACGCTTCATCGATTTTCATTCTCTTCGCTACACAATCTTACACATTTTGATCTCAGTCTAAACAACTTCTTTGGCCCCTTCCCACCAGAAATCCAACTTTTGTCCAAATTGGTATATCTTGATTTTTCATCCAATAAGTTTTCTGGAGTATTACCAACTGAAATAGGAAACCTACACCAGCTAACCATCTTGCACTTATTCTCAAACAATATCTCTGGTCCCATTCCTACTGAACTTGGGAATTTGAAGTGTCTCACTAATCTTGATGTGAGCACCAATCAACTTATTGGTTCTATTCCTTCTTCATTGGGAAACTTGACATCTTTGAATGTCCTTTATTTGTACCAAAATGAACTCTCTGGTCCCATTCCTATTGAACTTGGGAATTTGAAGTCTCTCACTGATCTTAGTCTGAGAAACAATCAACTTAATGGTTCTATTCCTTTATCATTGGGTAATTTGACATCGTTGAATGTCTTTTATTTGTATCAAAATCAACTCTCTGGTCCCATTCCTACTGAACTTGGGAATTTGAAGTCTCTCACTAATCTTGATGTGAGCACCAATCAACTTATTGGTTCTATTCCTTCTTCATTAGGAAACTTGACATCTTTGAATGTCCTTTATTTGTACCAAAATCAACTCTCTGGTCCCATTCCTATTGAACTTGGGAATTTGAAGTCTCTCACTGATCTTAGTCTGAGCAACAATCAACTTAATGGTTCTATTCCTTTATCATTGGGTAATTTGACATCGTTGATTGTCTTTTATTTGTATCAAAATCAACTCTCTGGTCCCATTCCTACTGAACTTGGGAATTTGAAGTCTCTCACTAATCTTGATGTGAGCACCAATCAACTTATTGGTTCTATTCCTTCTTCATTGGGAAATCTGACATCTTTGAATGTCCTTTATTTGTACCAAAATCAACTCTCTGGTCCCATTCCTATTAAACTTGGGAATTTGAAGTCTCTCACTGATCTTCAGGTGGGCAACAATATGCTTAGTGGTTATATTCCTTCATCATTGGGAAATTTGACATCTTTGAATGTTCTTTATTTGTACCAAAATAAACTCTCAGGTCCTATTCCCATTGAACTTGGGAATTTGAAGTCTCTCACTGATCTTCAGGTGAGCAACAATCAGCTTAGTGGTTATATTCCTTCATCATTGAGAAATTTGGCATCCTTGAATGTCCTTCATTTGTATCAAAATAAACTCTCTGGTCCTATTCCTATTGAACTTGGGAACTTGAAGTCTCTCACTAAGCTTGAGGTTAGCAACAATCAGCTTAGTGGTTATATTCCTTCATCATTGGGAAATTTGACATCTTTGAATGTCCTTTATTTGTACCAAAATAAACTCTCTGGTCCTATTCCTATTGAACTTGGGAATTTGAAGTCTCTCATAGCTCTTGCAGTACACAACAATCAACTGAATGGTTCTATTCCTTCATCATTGGGTAATTTGAAATCTTTGAATAGACTTTATTTGTTCCAAAATCAACTCTCTGGTCCCATTCCTGTTGAACTTGGGAATTTGAAGTCTCTCACAGATCTTGTGGTATACAACAATAAACTTAATGGTTCTATTCCTTCATCATTGGGTAATTTGACATCTTTGAATCTCCTTTATTTGTACCAAAATCAACTCTCTGGTCCTATTCCTGTTGAACTTGGGAATATGAAGTCTCTCACTCATCTTGAGGTAGGCATCAATCAACTTAGTGGTTCTATTCCTTCATCACTAGAAAAACTGAGCAACTTACAGTGGTTAGACCTAATTGAGAACAAATTGTCTGGTCCCATTCCAAGTGAAGTCGGTAAGTTGAAGTCTCTCACTCATCTTTACGTTAGCAGAAATCAGCTTAGTGGTTGTATTCCTTCATCATTTGGTGATTTGACTTCTTTAAATTTCCTTTATATGGATCACAATGAGCTTGCTGGTCCTATTCCAGGTGAACTTGGGAAATTGAAGTCTCTCGTTGATTTTAAGGTGAACAACAATCAAATTAGTGGTTCTATTCCACCAGAGTTTGGAAATTTAACTAAACTACAAAGACTTGATCCGTCTTCGAATCATTTGGTTGGTGAGATCCCAAAGGAGTTTGGGAAGATGAAAAGTATGTTGGAATTGTACTTTGTTGGCAACCAAATTTCAGGTGCTATACCTCTAGAGCTTGGATTTTGTGAACTCCTTGAAGTACTCGATTTATCCAAAAATAGATTGAATGGGTCGATTCCAACAAGTATTGGTCAATGGGCACATATCCACTACTTGAATCTTAGTAATAACAAACTCAATGAGAAAATTCCATCCGAGATTGGTAAATTAGTTCATCTTACCGAACTTGATTTATCTCATAATTTTCTCACGAAAGAGATACCATCTGAATTTCAAAGTTTGCAGAGTTTGCAAAAGTTGAATCTTTCTCACAATAGACTATCTGGTTCCATTcctgatgtttttacaaatttGCCTCGCGGAATTGATATCAACCTTTCTTTCAATAAGCTCTCGGGTCCAATCCCCCTTTGCGCTAACTTTGTTAATGCGTCCATAGAAAGCAATCCAGATTTATGTGGGAATATCACAGGAGTGAAATTTTGTCCAAGTCAGAttatgaaaaagaaaaatgatcCCTTTCATCATAAACTTATCCTTGTAATTATGCTCCCCCTTATAGGGGCTGTTTTACTTGGTGTATGCACATATGGCCTCATTGCTTATCAACAACAAAAGAAAAAGTCTCCACAAAAACCATTGGATGAAGAAAGTGGTGATTATTTCTCTATCACAAGTTTTGATGGAAAAGTGGTGTATGTTGATATCTTGAAGGCAACAAATGATTTCGATGAAGTATACTGCATTGGGACCGGAGGATATGGGAATGTGTACAAAGCCGAGCTACAACCTAACAATGTGGTAGCTGTCAAGAAACTTCACTCAGGATCTGAAAATGTTGATCATAATGGATTCCTTAATGAGGTACGAGCATTAACGAACATAAGGCATCGAAACATAGTGAAACTCTATGGATATTGCTCCCATGTTCGCCACTCATTTTTGATTTATGAATACCTTGAAAAGGGAAGCCTTGGATCAATATTAAGAAGCGATGTCTTGGCAaaagaattggattggttgaaacGGGTAAATATTGTAAAGGGTGTAGCTAATGGTTTGGCTTATATGCATCACGATTGCTCGCCTCCTATAATTCATAGAGACATTTCCATTGCCAACATCCTTCTCGATTCTGATTATGAGGCACATATTTCTGATTTTGGGACCTCCAAGCTTTTAAAGCTAGACTCATCCAACTGGACCGCAATTGCAGGCACATATGGTTATATCGCGCCAG AGCTTGCTTATACGATGGTGGCAAATGAGAAATGTGATGTGTATAGCTTTGGAGTTGTTGCACTAGAAGTGATGATCGGAAAGCATCCTGAAGAACTGATAACATCTTTACCAACATTGTCTGTTGAGTATCTGGTGGCAGAAAATGTGGGAGATATCCGGATTCCGTCTCCCTCGTCACAAGTTGAGAAACAAGTTAGGTTGGTTCTGAGTCTCGCAAGAGCATGTTTGAACTCCAATCCACTTGAAAGACCAACAATGCAGAAAGTTTCAAATCTGTTAATGAAGGATTTGCTTTGA
- the LOC111906195 gene encoding probable leucine-rich repeat receptor-like protein kinase At1g35710 — MAKQIMSSSNFLLFSLTLLIITLSPIPNFTSASLEEANALLKWKASLQIPKNSLLSSWIPFPLNSSASVPCTSWFGVVCNADGSIQKLNLTLSGLKGTLHRFSFYLLHNLTHFNLNLNNLYGPIPPEVRHLSRLVYLDFSLNKFSGVIPPEIGNLHQLTILSLYSNNISGLIPIELSNLKFLTHLVVYKNQLSGSIPSSLGNLTSLNVLYLYQNQLSGPIPVELGNLKSLVELDVTENQLTCSIPSSLGNLTSLNLLNLYQNQLSGPIPIELGNLKSLTDLEVSINQLSGSIPSSFGNLTSLNFLYLDQNQLSGSIPPELGNLKSLVDLVVSLNQLSGSIPSSFGNLTSLNMFYLDQNQLSGPIPAELGKLKSLTYLVVYYNQLSGSIPSSLGDLTNLNALYLDHNQLSGSIPIELGNLKTPTHLLVYNNQLSGSIPSSLANLSKLQWLTLGDNKLSGPIPSELGKLKSLTHISVVKNQLGGFIPSSFGDLLSLILLYMHQNELAGPIPGELGKLKYLTDFRANNNQISGSIPPEFGNLTQLQRLNLSSNHLVGEVPKEFGKMKNMLDLSLAGNQLSGVIPLELGFCELLEVLDLSKNRLNGSIPRSIGQWAQIHYLNISNNKLIEKIPSEIDKLVHLVELDLSHNFLTKEIPSGVQSLQSLQQLDLSHNRLSGSIPDAFTNMPNGIFINLSYNELSGSVPSCANFVNASLESNPDLCGNITGLKLCPSQIVKKKNDPFHHKLILVIMVPLIGTLILGVFMYGLIAYQQQKKKSPQKPSDEESGDYFSITSFDGKVAYVDILKATNDFDEAYCIGTGGYGTVYKAELEPNNVVAVKKLHPSSENVDHNGFLNEVRALTNIRHRNIVKLYGYCSHVRHSFLIYEYLEKGSLGSILRSDVLAKELDWLKRVNIVKGVANGLAYMHHDC; from the coding sequence ATGGCAAAGCAAATAATGTCTTCATCAAACTTCCTACTATTCTCTCTAACTCTACTAATTATCACACTCTCCCCCATACCAAATTTTACTTCTGCTTCTTTAGAGGAAGCTAATGCTCTTCTTAAATGGAAAGCAAGCCTTCAAATCCCAAAAAACTCCTTGCTCTCTTCATGGATTCCCTTCCCTTTGAATTCCAGTGCATCAGTTCCATGCACTTCTTGGTTTGGAGTAGTTTGCAATGCTGATGGGAGCATTCAGAAGTTGAACCTCACATTATCTGGATTAAAGGGTACGCTTCATCGATTTTCATTCTATTTGCTACACAATCTTACACATTTTAATCTCAATCTAAACAACTTGTATGGCCCCATCCCACCAGAAGTAAGACACTTGTCCAGACTTGTATATCTTGACTTTTCATTGAACAAGTTTTCTGGAGTAATCCCACCAGAAATAGGAAACCTGCACCAGCTAACCATCTTGTCCTTATACTCGAACAATATCTCTGGTCTCATTCCTATTGAACTTAGCAATTTGAAGTTTCTCACTCATCTTGTGGTGTACAAAAATCAACTTAGTGGTTCTATTCCTTCATCATTGGGTAATTTGACATCTTTGAATGTCCTTTATTTATACCAAAATCAACTCTCTGGCCCCATTCCTGTTGAACTTGGGAATTTGAAGTCTCTTGTTGAGCTTGACGTGACTGAAAACCAACTTACTTGTTCTATTCCTTCATCATTGGGTAATTTGACATCTTTGAATCTCCTTAATTTGTACCAAAATCAACTCTCTGGTCCCATTCCTATTGAACTTGGGAATTTGAAGTCTCTCACTGATCTTGAGGTGAGCATCAATCAGCTTAGTGGTTCTATTCCTTCATCATTCGGTAATTTGACATCTTTGAATTTCCtttatttggaccaaaatcaACTCTCTGGTTCTATTCCTCCTGAACTTGGGAATTTAAAGTCTCTCGTTGATCTTGTGGTGAGCCTCAATCAGCTTAGTGGTTCTATTCCTTCATCATTCGGTAATTTGACATCTTTGAATATGttttatttggaccaaaatcaACTCTCAGGTCCCATTCCTGCTGAACTTGGGAAATTAAAATCTCTCACTTATCTTGTGGTGTACTACAATCAACTTAGTGGTTCTATTCCTTCATCATTGGGTGATTTGACAAATTTGAATGCCCTTTATTTGGACCATAATCAACTCTCTGGTTCCATTCCTATTGAACTTGGGAATTTGAAGACTCCCACCCATCTTTTGGTGTACAACAATCAGCTTAGTGGTTCTATTCCATCATCCCTAGCAAACCTCAGCAAACTACAGTGGCTAACACTCGGTGATAATAAACTATCTGGTCCCATTCCTAGTGAACTTGGGAAGTTGAAGTCACTCACTCATATTTCGGTGGTCAAAAATCAGCTTGGTGGTTTTATTCCTTCATCATTTGGTGATTTGCTATCTTTAATTCTCCTTTATATGCATCAAAATGAGCTTGCTGGTCCCATTCCTGGTGAACTTGGGAAGTTGAAGTATCTCACTGATTTTCGGGCTAACAACAATCAAATTAGTGGTTCTATTCCTCCAGAGTTTGGAAATTTAACTCAACTACAAAGACTTAATCTGTCTTCGAATCATTTGGTTGGTGAGGTCCCAAAGGAGTTTGGGAAGATGAAAAATATGTTGGATTTGTCCTTGGCTGGCAACCAACTTTCAGGTGTTATACCTCTAGAGCTTGGATTTTGTGAGCTCCTTGAAGTACTTGATCTATCCAAAAATAGATTGAATGGGTCGATTCCAAGAAGTATCGGTCAATGGGCACAAATCCACTACTTGAATATTAGTAATAACAAGCTCATTGAGAAAATTCCATCCGAGATTGATAAATTAGTTCATCTTGTGGAACTCGATTTATCTCATAATTTTCTCACGAAAGAGATACCATCTGGAGTTCAAAGTTTGCAAAGTTTGCAACAATTGGATCTTTCTCACAATAGACTATCCGGTTCTATTCCTGATGCTTTTACTAATATGCCTAACGGGATTTTTATCAACCTTTCTTACAATGAGCTCTCAGGTTCAGTCCCCTCTTGCGCTAACTTTGTGAATGCGTCCTTAGAAAGCAATCCAGATTTGTGTGGGAATATTACGGGATTGAAACTTTGTCCAAGTCAGATTGTGAAGAAGAAAAATGATCCCTTCCATCATAAGCTTATCCTTGTAATTATGGTCCCTCTTATCGGGACTCTTATACTTGGTGTATTCATGTATGGCCTCATTGCTTATCAACAACAAAAGAAAAAGTCTCCACAAAAACCATCGGATGAAGAAAGTGGTGATTATTTCTCAATTACAAGTTTTGATGGAAAAGTAGCGTATGTTGATATCTTGAAGGCAACAAATGATTTCGATGAAGCATACTGTATTGGGACAGGAGGATATGGGACCGTGTACAAAGCCGAGCTAGAACCTAACAACGTGGTAGCTGTCAAGAAACTTCACCCATCATCTGAGAATGTTGATCACAATGGATTCCTTAATGAGGTACGAGCATTAACGAACATAAGGCATCGAAACATTGTGAAACTCTATGGATATTGCTCCCATGTTCGCCACTCATTTTTGATTTATGAATACCTTGAAAAGGGAAGCCTTGGATCAATCTTAAGAAGCGATGTCTTAGCAaaagaattggattggttgaaacGGGTAAATATTGTAAAGGGTGTAGCTAATGGTTTGGCTTATATGCATCACGACTGCTAG